In the genome of Ignavibacteriales bacterium, one region contains:
- a CDS encoding 2-oxoacid:acceptor oxidoreductase family protein — MQKAHEIIFAGFGGQGVLSMGQIIAYSAMMENKEVSWMPSYGPEMRGGTANCTVIVSDSRISSPMVSVFDSGIILNQPSLEKFEPFLKSNGLLMYEKSTIITPPSRTDIEVISIPAIEEAQKLNKKQVANMIMVGAFLEKRPLVKIETILNALKKVLPERHHHLIPVNEKALMRGQELARLSEHITV, encoded by the coding sequence ATGCAAAAAGCTCATGAAATAATTTTTGCCGGATTCGGAGGACAAGGTGTTCTGTCTATGGGACAAATTATTGCTTACTCGGCAATGATGGAAAATAAAGAAGTTAGCTGGATGCCTTCATACGGACCCGAAATGCGCGGAGGAACAGCAAACTGTACAGTGATTGTTTCTGATTCAAGAATAAGTTCCCCTATGGTTTCGGTATTTGATTCGGGAATTATTCTTAATCAGCCTTCACTCGAAAAGTTTGAACCGTTTTTAAAATCAAACGGATTATTGATGTATGAAAAATCGACAATCATTACTCCGCCTTCAAGAACAGACATTGAAGTAATCAGCATACCGGCAATTGAAGAAGCACAGAAGCTGAATAAAAAACAGGTTGCTAATATGATTATGGTCGGTGCATTCCTTGAAAAAAGACCATTAGTAAAAATTGAAACGATTCTCAACGCACTTAAAAAAGTTCTTCCTGAAAGACATCATCATTTAATACCTGTAAATGAAAAAGCTTTGATGCGCGGTCAGGAATTAGC
- a CDS encoding 3-methyl-2-oxobutanoate dehydrogenase subunit VorB — protein METKVNKDNVRLMKGNEALAEAAIRADMDAYFGYPITPQSEILEYFEVEIPKRKGIVLQAESEVASINMIYGAAGAGARAMTSSSSPGISLMQEGLSYIACAQLPCLVVNVVRGGPGLGTIQPSQGDYFQAVKGGGHGDYHLIVLAPSSVQEMADFVFEGFRLAEKYRNPAMILADGALGQMMEKVVLPEEGSLPKVATPWATTGKPADRKSNYITSLFIQPEKMEQVNLELQAKYEAIQKEVRFEEFATDDAEVLLVAFGLSARVCQKAVDLAREKGIKAGLLRPITLYPYPYKVIADLAEKVNFMLVVEMNAGQMVEDVRLAVNGKVPVYFKGRMGGMITSPEDVLAEIESIIEKQSISQD, from the coding sequence ATGGAAACAAAAGTTAATAAAGATAATGTCCGCCTGATGAAAGGCAACGAAGCTCTTGCTGAAGCTGCTATCCGTGCGGATATGGATGCTTATTTCGGATACCCGATTACACCTCAATCCGAAATACTTGAATACTTCGAAGTTGAAATTCCTAAAAGAAAAGGAATAGTACTTCAGGCAGAAAGTGAAGTCGCATCAATAAACATGATTTACGGTGCTGCTGGTGCTGGCGCAAGAGCTATGACTTCTTCATCAAGCCCTGGAATAAGTTTGATGCAGGAAGGTTTATCATACATCGCATGTGCACAGTTGCCATGTCTGGTTGTTAACGTAGTACGCGGCGGTCCGGGACTCGGAACAATTCAACCTTCACAGGGAGATTATTTCCAGGCTGTTAAAGGCGGTGGACACGGTGATTATCATCTTATAGTTTTAGCACCTTCATCAGTTCAGGAAATGGCTGATTTTGTTTTTGAAGGATTTCGTCTCGCAGAAAAATACCGCAACCCGGCAATGATATTAGCTGATGGTGCTCTTGGACAAATGATGGAAAAAGTAGTTCTTCCTGAAGAAGGCTCTTTACCAAAAGTTGCAACACCCTGGGCAACAACAGGAAAACCAGCTGACAGAAAAAGTAATTATATAACATCACTTTTCATTCAGCCTGAAAAAATGGAACAGGTTAATCTTGAGCTTCAGGCAAAGTATGAAGCAATTCAGAAAGAAGTTCGATTTGAAGAATTTGCAACAGATGATGCCGAAGTATTATTAGTCGCGTTTGGATTATCTGCAAGAGTTTGCCAGAAAGCTGTTGACCTTGCAAGAGAAAAAGGAATCAAAGCAGGATTGCTTAGACCAATAACACTTTATCCATATCCTTACAAAGTAATTGCCGACCTTGCAGAAAAAGTAAACTTTATGCTGGTTGTTGAAATGAATGCAGGACAAATGGTTGAAGATGTTCGTCTCGCTGTTAACGGGAAAGTTCCCGTTTACTTTAAAGGAAGAATGGGCGGAATGATAACATCACCCGAAGATGTTTTGGCCGAGATAGAATCAATTATTGAAAAACAAAGTATTAGCCAGGATTAA
- a CDS encoding 2-oxoglutarate oxidoreductase, whose protein sequence is MEKQTENILDGLEVVYERPSTLTDVPFHYCPGCGHSVVHRVLMEVIQELGIEDKTIGVAPVGCSVFAYHYMGIDMQEAAHGRASAVATGVKRVLPDKFVFSYQGDGDLAAIGTAETIHTVNRGENILMIFINNGIYGMTGGQMAPTTLLGQVTSTSPYGRSSEAIGHPLKISDLLVQLPGAYYITRQAVHTPNAVRKLKKALINSFEYQKQKKGTCFIEVVSNCPSGWKMTPKECITWLDEKMFAAYPLGDLKVPVAEKA, encoded by the coding sequence ATGGAAAAACAAACTGAAAATATTTTAGACGGTCTTGAAGTTGTTTATGAAAGACCATCAACATTAACAGATGTTCCCTTCCACTATTGTCCCGGCTGCGGACATAGTGTTGTTCACAGAGTTTTGATGGAAGTAATTCAGGAACTCGGAATAGAAGATAAGACAATAGGCGTTGCACCGGTTGGATGTTCGGTATTTGCATATCACTATATGGGAATCGATATGCAGGAAGCTGCGCACGGAAGAGCAAGCGCAGTTGCAACAGGAGTTAAAAGAGTTCTTCCTGATAAATTCGTTTTCTCATATCAGGGTGACGGTGACCTTGCAGCAATCGGTACAGCAGAAACAATACACACAGTTAACCGTGGTGAAAACATTTTAATGATATTCATCAACAACGGAATTTACGGAATGACCGGTGGTCAAATGGCACCTACTACATTACTTGGTCAGGTTACATCAACATCACCCTACGGAAGAAGCAGTGAAGCAATTGGACATCCATTAAAGATCTCTGATTTACTTGTTCAGCTTCCTGGAGCTTATTATATAACACGACAAGCTGTTCACACTCCAAATGCTGTTCGTAAATTGAAAAAAGCATTAATAAATTCTTTCGAGTATCAGAAACAAAAAAAAGGTACATGCTTCATTGAAGTTGTTTCTAACTGTCCGTCAGGATGGAAGATGACACCTAAAGAGTGTATAACCTGGCTCGATGAAAAAATGTTTGCAGCTTATCCGCTTGGAGATTTAAAAGTTCCGGTTGCAGAAAAAGCATAA